In Sebaldella termitidis ATCC 33386, one DNA window encodes the following:
- a CDS encoding VOC family protein yields the protein MKIASFSPNLMVKNVNKSIEFYCNILGFSLVQTVPESGEPDWGMVEKDGFFVMFQKEESIKQEYPELNSQNSGGALTFYIKISDIQEFYNKICSHMDVSHEMHKTFYGADEFAIKDPDGFILVFSESSE from the coding sequence ATGAAAATAGCATCATTTTCACCAAATTTAATGGTAAAAAACGTAAACAAAAGTATTGAATTCTACTGTAATATTCTTGGTTTTTCCCTTGTACAGACTGTACCTGAGAGCGGGGAGCCTGATTGGGGAATGGTAGAAAAAGACGGTTTTTTTGTAATGTTTCAAAAAGAAGAAAGTATAAAGCAGGAATATCCTGAGTTAAATTCACAAAATTCAGGAGGAGCTCTTACTTTTTATATAAAAATTTCTGATATTCAGGAATTCTATAATAAAATTTGTTCTCATATGGATGTTTCACATGAAATGCACAAGACTTTTTATGGCGCCGATGAATTTGCCATAAAAGACCCTGACGGATTTATTCTTGTTTTTTCAGAATCTTCAGAGTAG
- a CDS encoding RidA family protein, producing the protein MIKRMPTNCGDKTCPSCVIAGDFIFLAHHAGGNNEKGVEEQMKSCLESMKKTLESAGAKMNDMVQINLHLRFIEDFDKARKVFNEYFDEENFPARMTTTTDFMDKGCLCMLDGTAYKPGAGK; encoded by the coding sequence ATGATAAAAAGAATGCCTACAAACTGCGGAGATAAGACTTGTCCGTCATGTGTAATAGCAGGAGATTTTATTTTTCTGGCTCATCATGCGGGGGGAAATAATGAAAAAGGCGTAGAGGAACAGATGAAATCGTGTCTGGAAAGTATGAAAAAAACTCTTGAATCTGCCGGTGCAAAAATGAATGACATGGTTCAGATAAATCTGCATCTGAGATTTATAGAGGACTTTGACAAAGCAAGAAAAGTATTTAATGAATATTTTGATGAGGAAAATTTTCCTGCAAGAATGACAACAACTACAGATTTCATGGATAAAGGCTGTCTGTGTATGTTAGATGGGACAGCTTACAAGCCGGGAGCCGGAAAATAA
- a CDS encoding helix-turn-helix transcriptional regulator has product MNYKEFLPGKNLGHIIDSYWFLDNSSIYGESQVLPDCSMDIIFNFGNCFHSKSNSKSIVNNNDIIITGMMTSFKSHSMEKDSRLFGVRFKPLGLNRFLNFGFHNIKNDIIDLNSVISDSCHQKFRNIFLLAEYKDIIGFFEKIFIEHLNSRSNDIDLDVSSALQNIYNSENPSVNELHKIIGISQRYLEIKFKKEIGINMKEFINIERFIKTKKEILSSDKSLTEIAVNNGYYDSSHMIKDFIRYTGSSPKNWK; this is encoded by the coding sequence ATGAATTATAAAGAATTTCTCCCAGGAAAAAATTTAGGACATATAATTGATTCTTACTGGTTTTTGGACAACTCTTCCATATACGGCGAATCTCAGGTTCTTCCTGATTGCTCAATGGATATTATTTTTAATTTTGGTAATTGCTTTCACTCAAAAAGTAATTCCAAAAGTATAGTCAATAATAACGACATTATAATTACAGGCATGATGACGAGCTTTAAGAGTCATTCTATGGAAAAGGACAGCAGACTTTTTGGTGTACGGTTCAAGCCCCTTGGTCTTAACCGTTTTTTGAACTTTGGATTTCATAATATAAAGAATGATATTATTGATCTGAATTCAGTTATTTCTGATTCCTGTCATCAAAAATTCAGAAATATTTTTTTACTGGCAGAATATAAGGATATTATTGGATTTTTTGAAAAAATTTTTATTGAACACCTAAATTCCCGCAGTAATGATATTGATCTGGATGTATCTTCTGCTCTTCAAAATATTTATAATTCCGAAAATCCTTCTGTTAATGAATTACACAAAATTATAGGTATTTCACAAAGGTATCTGGAAATAAAGTTTAAAAAAGAGATTGGCATTAATATGAAAGAATTTATTAATATAGAAAGATTTATAAAAACTAAAAAAGAAATCCTCAGCTCGGATAAAAGCCTTACAGAAATTGCTGTAAATAACGGTTATTATGATTCCTCCCATATGATAAAAGATTTTATAAGGTATACGGGTTCTTCTCCAAAAAACTGGAAATAG